CTAATGAAACGTAAGTGAAGCCGAGGGATGTTAATTTCAATTGGATCTTATCGTGATGCTGAACCAATTGCGTAAGTTTTTCCGGCGCCACCTCAATACGAGCAATATTCTCGTGATGACGTACACGCACTTGTTCAAAGCCAAGTTTCGCCAAGAATAACTCAGCTTCGTTTACTTGCTTAATTTTAGTTTTAGTAAGTTTTAAACCGTAAGGAACTCTTGATGCCAAGCTACAAGATGCAGGTTTATCCCAAACAGGAAGGTCTAACTTTTTCGCAAGTTCACGAACTTCATGTTTATAAATATTTGCTTCTTGTAGTACACTGCGAGCGCCTAACTCAGTTCTTGCACGCAACCCTGGACGAAAATCGTCTAAATCATCCATAATCATGCCATCTAACACGTATGGATAATCCAATTTCTGTGCTAATTCATTCAGATGAGAGTAAAGCATTCTCTTACTGTGGTAC
This window of the Sporosarcina ureilytica genome carries:
- the larE gene encoding ATP-dependent sacrificial sulfur transferase LarE, yielding MKETTNQKNLKLGEILTDMGRVMVAFSGGVDSAVVLKRAQEELGDQVLAVVVASELFRQEEFDNAVKVAEDMGVQVYKTEIKELNNPEIVANTPESWYHSKRMLYSHLNELAQKLDYPYVLDGMIMDDLDDFRPGLRARTELGARSVLQEANIYKHEVRELAKKLDLPVWDKPASCSLASRVPYGLKLTKTKIKQVNEAELFLAKLGFEQVRVRHHENIARIEVAPEKLTQLVQHHDKIQLKLTSLGFTYVSLDLRGYRTGSMNEELSESLMDTKLEKASV